TCTCCAACCGACCCAGCAGGTCCACCAGGGCCTGTTTCTGCGCAGGATGCTCGATCGGGACCGCGTCGAGGTCCACGCTCATCAACCAGTCGAACAGGACCACCGCGTCCGCCCGCCACAAGCTGACTCTCACTACAGGCAAGTCCGGGTCCATGCCCGACATCGTGCCCGACCAGACACCACAACGCGATCAAATAGCTGCAGCAGCCTCTACAACACCCCTCCACGAACCAACGCGGAGCAGCACTAGAGTTGGCCAACCATGCCCGATCTCCTCGGAATCAACCATCTGACCCTGTCCACGACCGACCTCGATCGGCTCGTGACGTACTACACGGAGTTGCTCGGAGCGGCGCTCGCATTCGAGCGCGCTGCAACCTCTTCTGATCCTCGGATCGCAGTCATCGACGTCGGCGGGGACGACCACCTGATGATCGTGGAAACCGCTACCGCTCCCACCACTGATCTCGACCCCCTGAGCAGGGCGGGATGGGGGCTACGCGTGGGAACATACGCGCAACTGTGTGAGGTCCGCGAACAAATCCTGAGCGCCGGGTGGCCGGTCGGACAGATCGAGACACTGCCCACGCAGTGGACGATGACAGCTCGCGATCCCGATGGACGCCCCGTGGACGTTCGAGCCCATCGCCCCCGCGCCGCATCGCCGCCACCCACCACTGGCTCCTGAGGTTGAACTCGTGGTGTCGTAGGGGCTGACGGCTGGCCGTCGGCCGCGGTATCACCGGAGGCACGCGGTATCCACAAGGGGGCGGGCTGACCGCCGAACGTCAGCAGTTCTTGATCCCCAGACCGGCGGCAACCGACCTGATCGTTGCCCCGGCCATCGCATGGCCGCACTACACCGTCCTGCCGGCTGACCGGCAAACCCTGACGGCCTACGACCCGAAAGACCCTGGAGAACCAGACCACCGCGCTGGTCTCCGCCCTGCCCGAACACCGAAAATCGCGTCGGCCGCCCGACAGCAGTTCCCCCTCGACGAGTCCTCATCGCCCCAACCAAGACAGCGAGGTTGGATCGCTGATGAGACGTCTGGCCGACCACGCCTACGGGGCGCCCGCCTCCGCGACGGCCTGGGCGCCCGCTCGCTGCGCGACACGGGGATGGAGGAACTGCGCGAGCAACGAGACGCCGCACTCGCAGCCGGCCGCCAAGCAGAGACCGCCATGCAGGCACTCCGCAACGTCAACCAGCGGCTGACGGTCGAGAACAGCCGGCTGATCGCCGCAGATGCTCCGGAACCAACCCGGACAGCCCCAGCCGCCCGGCCCTTGAGAAGCCTGCCGCCGACCGACCTCTGACCGACACCCCCGGCAGCCTCGAACCCGACGGACGGAGTCGGTACGGATCTGACCGCATGACCAGGTGAGGCCCCTCCGACGCTTCGGAGAGGCCTCACCGATATCCAGAACCACCGGTACACGCCCCGGTCACGGTCTCGAACTCCTGAAGCCGAGAACTCTCCGCCGCGAGATCAACGGCGGACTGCAGGTCGTCGAGAGCCGGAACTCCACCAACGACAAGATCTTCTACGGCCGCGAGCACGCCGAGGTCTCCATGCTCGCACTCCATCTCCTGTCTCCTGCAGTCCAGCCTGGTCCTGATCAACACCCAGCTTCTCCAGGCGGTCCTCCGCGACCGCAGCGGGCCGGGAAGCTCACCGCCGCAGACCGGCGCGGGCTGTCCCCGCTGTTCTGGTCGGTGCCGCTTACTGCCCGTCGCCGTGATGCGGCGGCGGGCTCCGCGGTGGGCGCTCTCCTTTCGGTAATCCGTCAACCGTTTGCTCAGACGGGAAGTTCGGTGATGCTGAGGGCGAAGTCCAAGTTCCCCACCCCGTGGTTGGCGAGGCCCACCGTGACCAGGCCCGCTCCTTCCAGCCAGTGCGCCATTCTCAGGCCGCCGACGTCCAGCGGGCGCAGCCCGAGGGTCTCGATGAACGCCTCCACACTTGCCTTGGCCTGCGCATCATCGCCGGCGATGAAGACGTCGGGCCGCCCCTTCTCCAGGACATGACGGAAGACGGTGTTGAACGCCTTCACCACGCTGGCGCCGACCGGGGCGACCTTGGCGACTTCCTGCGCGATCGAGGTCTCCTCGCGGTGAGCCAGCCCGTCGAACGTGGAATTGAAGGGATTGCTGATGTCGACGATGACCTTGCCCGCGAGAGCGTCTACGTACTCGGCGACGACCGGCACGACACCGTCGTACAGCAGGGCCACGATGACGATGTCCCCGGCCGGAGCGGTGCCCCATTCTCCCGTCGTGGTGCCGCCGCCGAGAGCCTTGGCCAGGTCAGCGGCCTTGGCCTGATCACGGCCCATGACCTCGACGGTGTTGCCGCCCGCCACCGCCCGCGTGCCGATGGTGCGGGCCATGTTCCCGGTGCCGATGATGCTGATGTTGCTCATGAGATGTCCTTCCTGCCCTAAGTGTGTTGTGCGGTTCAGATGGCGGTGGTGCCGCCGTCGGCGACGAGTTCCATGCCGTTGACGTAGCTGGAGTCGTCGGAGGCGAGGAAGAGGGCGGCGGTGGCGATTTCGTCGGGGCGGCCCATCTGGCCGCGGGGGATGAGGGACTCGAACTGGCGCCTGGTGGCCTCGTCGAAGAGTTCTTCCTGCTTGGCGGTGGCGACCTGGCCGGGGGTCAGGACGTTGACGCGGATGCGGCGGTCCTTGAGTTCGTTGAGCCAGATTCGGGCCCAGGCCTGCTGGACGGCCTTGCTGCCGGCGTAGACGCTCCAGCCGGGGAAGGCGCCGAGGGAGGCGTTGGAGCCGGTCATGAGGATGGAGCCGCCGTCGTTGAAGAGCGGGAGGGCCTTCTGGACGGTGAACAGGGTGCCGCGGGCGTTGAGCCCGAACCAGGTGTCGAACTGGGCCTCGGTGATCTCGCCGAGCGGGGCGGGCTCGCCGCCGCCGGCGCTGGCCCACAGCACGTCGAGGCTGCCCTTCTCCCGCTTGACCGTGTCGTACAGGCGGTCCAGGTCGTCCAGGTCGGCGGCGTCGCCCTGGACGCCGGTGACGTTGCGGCCGATCTGCTTCACGGCCTCGTCCAGGGCCTCCTGGCGGCGGCCGGTGATGAAGACGTGCGCTCCCTCGTCGACGAACAGCTTCGCGCCGGCCAGCGCCAGGCCGGTGGTGCCGCCGGTGATGACCGCGACCTTGCCGTCAAGCTTTCCCATGGTCGTTCCCTTGGGTCGGTGGTGCCGTGTGTACCTGAGGCGATGCTGTTATGTACACCGCCCTGTTTATTTAAGGTACGTGGCGGACGGCCGGGACGCAAGCTATGTACACCGGTCGTTACCTAGCCGCGGTACGATGGAGCCATGACGGAGTTGGAGAAGGGCCCCACGGGCCGCCGCCGCGGCCGAGGCGCCCGCGAGCGCATCATCAGCGCGTCCCAGCAACTGTTCCGCGAGCAGGGCATCAACCGCACCGGCATGGACCAGCTCTGCGCGGCGGCCCAGGTGTCCAAGCGCACGGCCTACCAGCACTTCACCGGCAAGGACGAACTCGTCGCCGAGTACCTGCGCCGGTTCGACCCCTCCGTTCTGTCCGGCGTGTTCGACCGCACCGACCTCACGCCCCGCGAACGGCTCCTCGCCGCCTTCGACATCCCCCCCACCACCCCCCTGTGCCCCTACATCGCCGCCACCGTCGAACTGCACGATCCCCAGCACCCCGCATCCCAGTACGCACGCGACTACAAGAAAGCCGTCGCCGCGCGGCTCGCCGACACCGCCCGCGAAGCCGGCGCCGCCGACCCCGAACAGCTCGGCGAGCAGCTCGCGCTGCTCATCGACGGCGCCGCGGCCCGCACCCGGGTCCTCGATGCCGACGCCTTCCCCACCGCCGCCGCCATCGCCGCCGTCCTCATCGACAACGCCATCCCCGCCACAGCCGGCGATGACCGGCGGCGGGAGGAAGTGTCGAGTTGATTTGGCACTCCGAGGCCGGGCTGGACGCGCGACCGCATCCGCTGGTGCGCGACACCAGCCGCCCGGCACCTGGCCCGGACCTGCCGGCTTTCGGGAACCTGCTGCCCGCCTGCTGAAGGCCGCGGCAGAAGCCGCCGGGGAGATCGGCGACCCCCGAGGACCCGCCGACATGGTCGGCCTGGCACATGCCGGCCCCACACGCTGCCGTAGTGCTGAACAGCCTCAGCGCTCTGCCGGACAGCTCAGACGACACGATCGGGGCAGCAGCAGTCGTTCGGCGGGGCCGTCGTCCCGGACGACGCCATGCTCGCCGTCGCGCTTCACCTCTGCGACCAGAACTGAGCCTGCGGGAGCATGACGTGGGAGATTCTGCGCTCCCCTGGCAGCCATCTACGCCGCACTAGCGACGACCGGTTGGCTCTGCCGTTGCGTCTGTCCCGCGAGGGGGAACACGTGACGGACGCTGAGCTGACGCTGTCCCTGGTCGATGCCGAGCACCTGCACGCCGCTCTGTGCCGCGCCCTCGACGAGCAATCTGCGCCTGCGAACGCGCCCGGCTGCCGCACGCGGGTCGCGCCCGCCGACCCCAACATGGGCAACGGGAGGGCGCTGTGACGCGGTCGATCATCAGGGCCGCCGCATGGACGCTGGGGCGGAGATCGCCGGGGGCGCCCCGGCGGGCATCTACTCGGCGGAATGTCTGACCTGTGGGGCGCAGGCGCAGCCAACCGACGGGGAGCACCTGCCGGTTGAGATCTGGGCGCTGAAACACACGGGGCTCAATCCCTTTACAGGGCGCCTGAACGCTCGTACCGCCATACCGGATGGCTGCCGCTTCCCGGGCGCTGCGAGGCGCAAGGTCAGCACGCATGGCGCCCGCCCCGGCCTCCCCCGTCCGAGACGGGATACGCCCCCAACCGGACTTGGCCATTGGCCGGTTGGGGGCGCCTCAATGCTGTGGCTTCGGCCCGCCTACGCCGTCTCCCGCCACCCGTTCGTGATCGGCAGCCGTCGGTCCTTTCCGAAGCCCTTCGGTGAGATCTTCGTGCCCGGCGGATACTGGCGCCGCTTGTACTCGGCGGTATCCACCATGCGCAGCGTCTTCGTCACCAACGCGGGATCGAAACCGGCCGCGACGATCATGTCGGCGCCCTCGTCCCGGTCGACGTAGCGTTCGAGGATCGCGTCCAGGACGGGATAGTCCGGCAGGGAGTCCGTGTCGACCTGCCCCGGCCGCAGCTCCGCGCTCGGCGGCTTGGTGATCGAGTTCTCCGGGATCGGCGGCGACTGCCCCCGCTCGGCGGCAGCCCGATTGCGCCACTCCGCCAGCCGGAAGATCGACGTCTTGTAGACGTCCTTGATGGGGCCGTACGCGCCCACCGAGTCGCCGTACAGGGTCGAATAGCCCACCGCCAGCTCCGACTTGTTGCCGGGGGCGAGGACGATGTGGCCCTCCTGGTTGGAGATCGCCATCAGCATGGTGCCGCGCAGCCGGGACTGGAGGTTCTCCTCCGCCAGGCCCGACAGGCCCAGCGACCCCATGTACGCGTCGAACATCGGCTCGATCGGCACGGTACGGAAGTTCAGTCCCGTCCGCCGCGCCAGCTCCGCCGCGTTGCCCTTGGAGTGGTCGGAGGAGTACTTCGACGGCATCGAGACGCCGTACACGTTCTGCGCGCCGAGCGCGTCGCAGGCGATCGCCGCCACGAGGGCCGAGTCGATGCCGCCGGACAGGCCGATCAGGACCGACTTGAAGCCGTTCTTCGCGACGTAGGCCCGCAGGCCCACCACCAGCGCCGAGTACATCTCCTCGGCGTCGTCCAGCCGGTCCGCGTAGCCACCGGTCAGCTCCGGCTCGTACGGGGCGAGGGGCTCCTCGGACAGCACCAGCCGGTCGATGCGCAGACCGTCGTCCACGGTGCCGGTGGGCGCGTTGGGCGAGGCGGCCGGCAGGTCCAGGTCCAGGACCACACAGCCCTCCGCGAACTGCGGCGCTCGTGCGATCACCTCGCCGTCGCGGTCGACCACGATCGAGTCGCCGTCGAAGACCAGCTCGTCCTGTCCGCCGATCATGGCCAGATAAGCCGTCGTGCAGCCCGCCTCCTGGGCGCGCTTGCGGACCAGTTCGAGGCGGGTGTCGTCCTTGTCGCGCTCGTACGGCGAGGCGTTGATCGACAGCAGCAGGCCCGCCTCGGCCGAACGCGCCGCCGGCACCCGGCCGCCGTCCTGCCAGAGGTCCTCGCAGATGGCGAGGGCCACGTCCACGCCGTGCACTCGCACGACCGGCATCGTGTCGCCGGGCACGAAGTAGCGGAACTCGTCGAAGACGCCGTAGTTGGGGAGGTGGTGCTTGGCGTAGGTCAGCACGACCTCGCCGCGGTGCAGCACCGCCCCCGCGTTCCGCGGAGCCCG
This genomic window from Streptomyces sp. DG2A-72 contains:
- a CDS encoding VOC family protein; its protein translation is MPDLLGINHLTLSTTDLDRLVTYYTELLGAALAFERAATSSDPRIAVIDVGGDDHLMIVETATAPTTDLDPLSRAGWGLRVGTYAQLCEVREQILSAGWPVGQIETLPTQWTMTARDPDGRPVDVRAHRPRAASPPPTTGS
- a CDS encoding NADPH-dependent F420 reductase; this encodes MSNISIIGTGNMARTIGTRAVAGGNTVEVMGRDQAKAADLAKALGGGTTTGEWGTAPAGDIVIVALLYDGVVPVVAEYVDALAGKVIVDISNPFNSTFDGLAHREETSIAQEVAKVAPVGASVVKAFNTVFRHVLEKGRPDVFIAGDDAQAKASVEAFIETLGLRPLDVGGLRMAHWLEGAGLVTVGLANHGVGNLDFALSITELPV
- a CDS encoding SDR family NAD(P)-dependent oxidoreductase yields the protein MGKLDGKVAVITGGTTGLALAGAKLFVDEGAHVFITGRRQEALDEAVKQIGRNVTGVQGDAADLDDLDRLYDTVKREKGSLDVLWASAGGGEPAPLGEITEAQFDTWFGLNARGTLFTVQKALPLFNDGGSILMTGSNASLGAFPGWSVYAGSKAVQQAWARIWLNELKDRRIRVNVLTPGQVATAKQEELFDEATRRQFESLIPRGQMGRPDEIATAALFLASDDSSYVNGMELVADGGTTAI
- a CDS encoding TetR/AcrR family transcriptional regulator produces the protein MTELEKGPTGRRRGRGARERIISASQQLFREQGINRTGMDQLCAAAQVSKRTAYQHFTGKDELVAEYLRRFDPSVLSGVFDRTDLTPRERLLAAFDIPPTTPLCPYIAATVELHDPQHPASQYARDYKKAVAARLADTAREAGAADPEQLGEQLALLIDGAAARTRVLDADAFPTAAAIAAVLIDNAIPATAGDDRRREEVSS